One Drosophila willistoni isolate 14030-0811.24 chromosome 2R unlocalized genomic scaffold, UCI_dwil_1.1 Seg167, whole genome shotgun sequence DNA segment encodes these proteins:
- the LOC6642601 gene encoding uncharacterized protein LOC6642601: MPARFAAKKKDDTSPTSTPAVNSREGLTNKGKPLRSNMKGQRKATQDAEDQRTENSGQAKKALNVDQRGKRLCPPRKHPERITTREKIIQKFKNINFSQRDSDAQLTVQNLEFPDANIKRTELHKRDECGKNVIARRTAWDFDSSSNSHFRDGIETVKMRQGSCTPSSNTISAGTRRTTMERESNRYRGIANSLEMIDSKHKHSEQPVKFNGAKWKKACSVSYVAGAPRARIGRCPENYEQLAKLTAARQKFFLTQDPRKAKCLINPAALRHKRLSKDQEHDLIGKMVKHGDNLCATTGSETSDTYICEVLDVQNPLGLDFQGMDYKNSYEKDEVDLQNQLHYWRIKRYMQRRETKKATKDKVEAELDKERMSIPPRFHTTIKDELIDENSLPRSPRFSELYRSTDKPDNKNKIEREKQRREARYKEIYLKNKQRQAELEQEKKKQEAAAKEIQARMVAEKDLQNDVAVIDDAIERSFRKHVDIKPVIRKRKVFPKTLQETERLKSMMHRENCIARDKARIAQQFYLERTGKLKRMPDVEQQLRCEDSILGSVASSHSEQSSDDEDYLQVGKIGEKFQLRGFHFKHGDGLRGKFHRHQKMEGKRTVKGCLTRDEWLNQLAPRKEPIKLDVETGITKVLDPDDPNLDLFPPEPLFIHRRERRSAVKEYIGKRLGQHYHRQLRKNIKIVAPKLQYNVKKFNLIRYVFPEQQLVPADDRKFSENYDLMVDAKKVNTTLEYIELKKKMAKANHQKKKRERMQLLGIPCVGSKQLRAPNPCEVQEEEVDLDWVPEPEPFHSEYNYRLDSLPRSLSQRRIDDDDDDSRRQTGGGHSEPPYRYRGNMPAPPYRERTLMIHPRRRRDYEGERINSSEFNEHLNVSQLPMLEQPPPDRVKFANVRTKKRPYTELLEARHHHDHWSPTQVKNVHVHYQTKCVYPEITKVIQREKVPIVKFEKANPPCAKFVDKDLTMPGYDFDQIIKDHLRETRQDKKEAAKEVVQDLCHQHDFVFHSRDPEELAQVDFPGRRQYLDFLRETREAIYETKDIEPGEERLLVDRKAIVAELEEDLQSIENCLSSLSSSDCTDLSTDSGSFLILEGKTKLPLEYIRKPLVPFEEMRRSRFQAEIIDVDAEEENPYRLLPFSGQRKEQAALLGPKDTFFTFSSRLRNGLRLRLEVPVPDVRNTLLGPGPKKYYGAVITDLDENYIEELRSRATIKSFNFKSGIELLKVAMRLKYESLLIQGQMVRTKIYDRMNERHWVNMKNTKILYEALFAKWQKKEYNSAMTMVYEVKSYYETTDRLKQEYREMERELMMLNMDIVFIEGHWIRCIMLQNFHYLMGDQEWRMENDWIHLVSKKKRHKNTDASDDVDEEQDIESVTQEDDEEEKLELESYDKSIAKRAIVNIRVRDKDDAWAIRAFYYDVYMKNLHPILQVFPDAAAFLHGIENLKTKTFMLLLEMHFTLSIHTELQGRLETFIDWCAKDLKEKQEYVARKSAKKYFMEDRAVEMENRVHHYLDKPIANSFADESFNKNRAILAEVWRRVVPDNVRGSGDAIPSSSDMVAAISDVVIEILTKFEQMDINRVREVEMNLRKRRRYLEKLSFQAYQVERRIDIEMKKVRRNLEPPYKPPRRVGRLPRLHLKKRVVKEEKLPPVISEHTRNFMRAFKEDGAIGETMTHDSLMVVDNMQEQIVPFYFDHFLKINGYSPNYNFKTNIEQRDGPEINRFQVRDVIPDVLQKVENWELMHKKIMEESIQRNPKMYENVN; encoded by the exons ATGCCGGCCCGTTTCGCTGCTAAAAAAAAGGACGATACATCACCGACTTCGACTCCTGCTGTAAACAGCCGGGAAGGACTTACTAACAAGGGTAAACCGCTTCGTAGTAATATGAAGGGTCAACGCAAGGCTACACAGGATGCGGAAGATCAGCGCACAGAAAACAGTGGTCAAGCCAAAAAAGCTTTGAATGTCGACCAAAGGGGTAAACGTCTGTGTCCACCACGAAAACATCCAGAGAGAATCACGACGAGAgagaaaattatacaaaaattcaagAACATTAATTTCTCACAACGCGACTCGGATGCACAGTTGACCGTACAGAATCTTGAGTTTCCCGATGCCAATATCAAACGTACGGAACTCCACAAAAGGGATGAGTGCGGCAAAAATGTGATTGCACGACGTACCGCATGGGACTTCGATAGTTCGAGTAATTCACATTTTCGCGATGGCATTGAGACGGTGAAAATGCGTCAAGGCAGTTGCACTCCAAGCAGTAATACCATATCGGCCGGCACCAGGCGAACGACAATGGAACGTGAATCAAATCGTTATCGTGGCATTGCTAATTCTTTAGAAATGATCGACTCTAAGCATAAGCATTCGGAACAACCAGTTAAATTTAATGGAGCCAAGTGGAAAAAGGCTTGTTCGGTTAGTTATGTGGCTGGAGCACCACGTGCCCGTATTGGTCGTTGTCCAGAGAATTACGAACAGTTGGCCAAGTTAACGGCGGCAAGGCAAAAATTCTTTCTGACACAGGATCCACGGAAGGCCAAGTGTCTAATCAATCCGGCTGCCCTGCGTCATAAGCGACTGTCAAAGGACCAAGAACACGATTTGATTGGCAAAATGGTTAAACATGGCGACAATTTATGTGCCACCACAGGATCAGAGACATCAGACACATATATTTGTGAGGTGTTAGACGTCCAGAATCCTTTGGGTCTGGATTTTCAG GGCATGGACTATAAAAACAGTTATGAAAAGGACGAAGTGGATTTGCAAAATCAATTGCATTACTGGCGTATTAAGCGTTACATGCAGAGACGTGAAACGAAGAAAGCGACCAAGGATAAAGTGGAAGCCGAATTAGATAAAGAACGCATGTCGATACCACCTAGATTTCATACCACAATCAAGGATGAACTAATCGATGAGAACAGTTTGCCCCGTTCTCCCCGTTTTAGTGAACTCTATCGAAGCACAGACAAGCCGGATAATAAGAATAAGATCGAACGAGAAAAGCAACGCCGTGAGGCACGCTACAAAGAAATTTACTTGAAAAATAAACAGAGACAAGCAGAGCTTGAGcaggaaaaaaagaagcaagaGGCAGCCGCCAAGGAGATCCAAGCTCGTATGGTGGCTGAAAAGGATTTACAAAACGATGTGGCAGTTATCGATGATGCCATCGAGCGAAGCTTTCGCAAGCATGTCGACATTAAGCCAGTGATTAGAAAACGCAAAGTTTTTCCCAAAACTTTACAAGAAACGGAACGCCTGAAGTCTATGATGCACCGAGAGAATTGCATAGCAAGGGATAAGGCAAGAATTGCCCAACAATTCTATTTGGAGCGAACGGGGAAATTAAAGAGAATGCCAGATGTAGAGCAACAGTTGCGTTGCGAGGATAGCATTTTGGGCAGTGTGGCATCTTCGCACAGTGAGCAGAGCAGCGACGATGAAGACTACCTGCAAGTGGGAAAAATTGGTGAGAAATTTCAACTGCGAGGATTTCATTTCAAGCATGGTGATGGCCTGCGTGGTAAATTTCATCGACATCAGAAAATGGAGGGTAAACGCACAGTTAAGGGCTGTCTGACCCGTGATGAATGGCTCAATCAATTGGCACCCCGCAAGGAACCCATCAAACTTGATGTGGAGACTGGCATTACTAAGGTTCTCGATCCAGATGATCCGAATTTGGATCTTTTTCCACCAGAACCATTGTTCATTCATCGACGAGAGCGTCGCAGTGCAGTTAAGGAGTATATTGGCAAGCGACTGGGTCAGCATTATCATAGGCAATTGCGCAAGAATATTAAGATTGTGGCACCCAAACTTCAATACAATgttaagaaattcaatttgattcgTTACGTTTTTCCCGAACAACAATTAGTTCCCGCTGATGATCGAAAATTCTCCGAAAATTATGATCTGATGGTAGATGCAAAAAAAGTGAATACCACATTGGAGTACATTGAGCTGAAGAAAAAGATGGCAAAGGCAAATCACCAGAAGAAGAAACGTGAACGTATGCAGCTACTTGGAATACCATGCGTTGGGAGCAAGCAGCTAAGAGCTCCAAATCCTTGTGAGGTGCAAGAGGAAGAGGTTGACCTGGATTGGGtgccagagccagagccatTTCATAGTGAATATAATTATCGGCTTGATTCTTTGCCGAGATCATTATCCCAACGCCGTAtagatgacgatgatgatgactctCGTCGTCAAACTGGTGGCGGACATTCAGAGCCTCCCTATCGTTATCGTGGCAATATGCCGGCCCCGCCGTATCGTGAAAGAACCCTCATGATACATCCAAGACGACGGCGAGACTATGAAGGCGAACGTATTAATTCTTCTGAATTCAATGAGCACTTGAATGTCTCACAATTGCCAATGCTCGAACAGCCGCCACCGGATAGGGTAAAGTTTGCCAATGTACGTACCAAGAAGCGACCGTACACCGAGTTGTTAGAGGCTCGACATCATCACGACCATTGGTCACCCACGCAAGTGAAAAACGTTCATGTTCACTATCAAACCAAATGCGTTTATCCAGAGATCACCAAAGTCATACAGAGGGAAAAGGTGCCTATAGTAAAGTTTGAAAAGGCCAATCCACCGTGTGCTAAATTTGTCGATAAGGATTTAACCATGCCTGGCTATGATTTCGATCAAATAATAAAGGATCATTTGAGGGAAACGCGACAAGATAAAAAAGAAGCAGCTAAGGAAGTGGTGCAGGATTTGTGCCATCAGCATGATTTTGTCTTCCATTCACGCGATCCCGAGGAACTCGCTCAAGTGGATTTTCCTGGACGGCGGCAGTACTTGGATTTTCTGCGTGAGACCCGGGAGGCTATATACGAGACAAAGGATATAGAGCCCGGGGAAGAACGTTTATTGGTAGATCGTAAGGCAATTGTGGCTGAACTCGAAGAAGATCTTCAGAGTATAGAAAACTGTTTAAGCTCTCTCAGTAGCTCAGATTGTACGGATTTGTCAACAGACAGTGGaagttttttgattttagaaGGCAAAACCAAATTGCCCTTGGAGTATATTAGAAAACCTTTGGTGCCCTTTGAGGAAATGCGTCGTTCTCGCTTTCAAGCTGAAATCATAGATGTCGATGCTGAAGAAGAGAATCCTTATCGACTATTACCATTTTCGGGTCAGCGTAAAGAGCAAGCTGCTCTATTGGGTCCAAAGGATACGTTTTTCACCTTTAGCTCACGTCTACGCAATGGCTTACGTTTGAGATTAGAAGTACCCGTGCCAGATGTACGTAATACTCTTCTTGGACCCGGACCAAAAAAATACTATGGAGCAGTTATAACTGATCTGGATGAGAATTATATAGAAGAGCTAAGAAGTCGAGCCACAATTAagtcatttaattttaaatctgGCATTGAACTGCTCAAAGTGGCCATGCGTCTGAAATATGAATCGCTACTCATCCAGGGACAAATGGTTCGTACAAAGATCTATGATCGCATGAACGAACGGCATTGGGTCAATATGAAGAATACAAAGATTCTATATGAAGCACTCTTTGCCAAATGGCAGAAAAAGGAATACAATTCAGCCATGACAATGGTTTATGAAGTGAAATCCTATTATGAGACAACCGATCGATTGAAACAGGAATATCGCGAAATGGAACGTGAACTAATGATGCTCAATATGGATATAGTTTTCATAGAGGGTCATTGGATACGTTGCATAATGCTGCAGAATTTCCATTATCTGATGGGTGATCAAGAATGGCGCATGGAGAACGATTGGATACATTTGGTGTCCAAGAAGAAGCGTCATAAGAACACTGATGCCTCCGATGATGTAGACGAGGAGCAGGATATAGAGTCAGTGACTCAAGAGGAcgatgaagaagaaaaattggaACTCGAATCGTATGACAAGTCCATTGCCAAGAGGGCCATAGTGAATATACGTGTGCGAGACAAGGATGATGCTTGGGCCATAAGAGCCTTTTACTATGATGTTTATATGAAGAACTTGCATCCCATACTTCAAGTATTTCCCGATGCTGCAGCTTTTCTTCATGGTATTGAGAATTTGAAAACGAAAACATTTATGTTACTGCTGGAAATGCATTTCACTTTGTCCATTCACACTGAACTGCAGGGTAGACTCGAGACCTTTATCGATTGGTGTGCCAAGGATCTAAAGGAGAAACAGGAGTATGTGGCCCGTAAATCGGCCAAGAAATATTTCATGGAAGATCGAGCCGTCGAAATGGAGAATCGTGTCCATCATTATCTGGATAAGCCCATAGCGAATTCATTTGCCGATGAAAGTTTCAATAAAAATCGTGCCATTCTTGCTGAAGTCTGGCGTCGTGTTGTGCCCGACAATGTGCGAGGCTCTGGCGATGCCATACCCAGTTCATCCGACATGGTGGCCGCCATTAGTGATGTGGTTATTGAAATTCTAACCAAATTCGAGCAAATGGATATCAATCGTGTGCGCGAGGTGGAGATGAATTTACGCAAACGTCGTCGTTATTTGGAGAAACTCTCATTTCAGGCCTATCAAGTGGAACGTCGCATTGACATCGAAATGAAAAAAGTACGCAGAAATTTAGAGCCACCATACAAACCGCCACGTCGAGTGGGTCGCCTGCCACGCCTCCATTTGAAGAAACGTGTTGTCAAAGAAGAGAAATTACCACCGGTTATATCCGAACATACACGCAACTTTATGCGAGCCTTCAAGGAGGACGGTGCAATTGGCGAGACCATGACCCATGACTCTCTAATGGTTGTCGACAATATGCAAGAGCAAATTGTTCCCTTCTATTTTGATCATTTCCTTAAAATCAATGGCTATTCGCccaattataattttaaaaccaaCATTGAGCAACGCGATGGACCCGAAATCAATCGCTTTCAAGTGCGTGATGTTATACCTGATGTTTTGCAGAAAGTTGAGAATTGGGAACTAATGCATAAGAAGATAATGGAGGAAAGTATTCAACGTAATCCAAAAATGTATGAAAATGTGAATTAA